CGGCGCGTCCGTGGCGTTGGCCAGCAAGGGCTGATGATTGAGAGAGGCCGGAAAGTCGTCCCGAAGCCGCCCAGCCATCTCCGGGGCGGCAAACAAACTGATGGTAGACGATGTCAGGGGATGAACCGCGAAGCGATCTGTGACCGCTTCGGTCTGAGGCATACGGTCTGTCAGCACGACATCCAGTTCTTTGCGTTTGAGACTGAGAAGCAAATCTTCGGCGCGGCCTGTTCGGCAATCCAGGTTGACTCGCCTGTTCAGCTTCAGGGCCGGCTGCAATAACTGAAAAGCAATCAGCTTATGAATAGACGCCGAAACGCCGGCCGCCAATCTCAGCGGGCGATCAGCGGGGGCCAAACGCAAGGTTTCAGACAGCTCCCCAGTCAGTGCAAAAATGTCGTTGGCGTAGGACTGAACCAATTGCCCCAGTTCGGTCAGGACCAGACGCCGCCTTTCCCGGCTGAACAACTGCCCTCCGACTGATTCCTCGAAAGTGGCAAGCTGGCCACTCAGGGTTTGCGGCGCAAGATCGAGCAGCTCGCTGGCTTTGGCAATCGAGCCCTCACGGCTGATGACCCAGAAATAATAGAGGTGCCTGAGATTAAGCTGATCCATGACGTAAACCTAGTTTGTGGTCGCTCTTCGTGACCGCAGCAACCAAACCGACATCAAAACACTGTGCAGCACCAATAATGGTACCGCCACCAGTAGCAGGCTTGCCCAGCCAACCGAGGCCAGTACAGCGCCGGCACTCAATGCCGCTGTCGCCTGGGCGGTGAACACCATCATGTCATTCAGGCCCTGCACACGGAAACGCTCAGACTGCTGGTAGCCCTGGGGCAACAGGGTCGTCCCACCAACAAACAGGAAATTCCACCCCACGCCAAGCAACAGAAGAGCCCACAGATAATGGTGAAAGCTGATACCGCTGGCCGCCAGCAGAATGCAAGCCAGATACGCCAACAATCCCGCCGCCATCATTAACGGGATGCCGACAATCCGGGT
The window above is part of the Marinobacter sp. THAF197a genome. Proteins encoded here:
- a CDS encoding LysR family transcriptional regulator; this translates as MDQLNLRHLYYFWVISREGSIAKASELLDLAPQTLSGQLATFEESVGGQLFSRERRRLVLTELGQLVQSYANDIFALTGELSETLRLAPADRPLRLAAGVSASIHKLIAFQLLQPALKLNRRVNLDCRTGRAEDLLLSLKRKELDVVLTDRMPQTEAVTDRFAVHPLTSSTISLFAAPEMAGRLRDDFPASLNHQPLLANATDAPYFQKLMNWLTISNVRMDLVARVDDSALIKVFGREGLGVFAAPTAIKEEVCRQYQVEEIAPVKAVTDQLYAITRSRKVAHEGVRAICSGFDLPR